A window of the Oncorhynchus masou masou isolate Uvic2021 chromosome 13, UVic_Omas_1.1, whole genome shotgun sequence genome harbors these coding sequences:
- the LOC135552723 gene encoding histone H3.3A, translated as MARTKQTARKSTGGKAPRKQLATKAARKSAPSTGGVKKPHRYRPGTVALREIRRYQKSTELLIRKLPFQRLVREIAQDFKTDLRFQSAAIGALQEASEAYLVGLFEDTNLCAIHAKRVTIMPKDIQLARRIRGERA; from the exons ATGGCCCGTACCAAGCAGACAGCCCGTAAATCTACTGGAGGCAAAGCCCCACGTAAGCAGCTGGCCACCAAAGCTGCCCGCAAGAGTGCCCCTTCTACTGGTGGGGTCAAGAAGCCCCATCgctacag GCCTGGTACGGTGGCCCTGCGTGAGATCCGTCGTTACCAGAAGTCCACTGAGCTGCTGATCCGCAAGCTGCCCTTCCAGCGCTTGGTGAGAGAAATCGCCCAGGACTTCAAGACTGACCTGCGTTTCCAGAGTGCAGCCATTGGAGCCCTGCAG GAGGCCAGCGAGGCTTACCTGGTTGGTCTGTTTGAGGACACCAACCTGTGCGCTATCCATGCCAAGCGTGTCACCATCATGCCCAAAGACATCCAGCTGGCCCGTCGTATCCGTGGGGAGCGCGCTTAA
- the LOC135552724 gene encoding histone H3.3A — MARTKQTARKSTGGKAPRKQLATKAARKSAPSTGGVKKPHRYRPGTVALREIRRYQKSTELLIRKLPFQRLVREIAQDFKTDLRFQSAAIGALQEASEAYLVGLFEDTNLCAIHAKRVTIMPKDIQLARRIRGERA; from the exons ATGGCCCGTACCAAGCAGACAGCCCGTAAATCTACTGGAGGCAAAGCCCCACGTAAGCAGCTGGCCACCAAAGCTGCCCGCAAGAGTGCCCCTTCTACTGGTGGGGTCAAGAAGCCCCATCgctacag GCCTGGTACGGTGGCCCTGCGTGAGATCCGTCGGTACCAGAAGTCCACTGAGCTGCTGATCCGCAAGCTGCCCTTCCAGCGTTTGGTGAGAGAAATTGCTCAGGACTTCAAGACTGACCTGCGTTTCCAGAGTGCAGCCATTGGAGCTCTgcag GAGGCCAGCGAGGCATACCTTGTTGGTTTGTTTGAGGACACCAACTTGTGCGCCATCCATGCCAAGCGTGTCACCATCATGCCCAAAGACATCCAACTGGCCCGTCGTATCCGTGGGGAGCGCGCTTAG
- the nop53 gene encoding ribosome biogenesis protein NOP53: MAAVKRLKRVAAAQPGFMSFKSSAGSDDLNSGQRKRVNKNKKKNWNKHSDIQDVEEFLDDVRLQERATGGLISEKPDDSLFFVDIGEQRKYVQPEVQEGKKGKKSKSRPLRIDLILQHDSLVPPPKDILAHQQPNAKKLRRIAENAEKLAAMGVLPRRQKRLLNRRPAITALKSKTAANNFPDRPYYDLWGGDAKETADPYYLEQTGKKRVKRPEKLNSKPSVLPAVEVIAPGGSYNPDFFSHQALLLEAHEVEVKRERAELRIERQLAVNREDTATEETVFQELVEGLVEEEEDEDEEEEDVSIRGGLQQEKKTEKERRRERADKIKSQQKQAARLFTDKKQQLFQLRSIQATLKRGEQQTRERVAQRKANQEAEKSMPRRLGRLRFQAQDLEVQLSDEIPGSLRTLKPEGSVLKDRFKSMQKRNMIEPRERAKFKRRHKVKYVEKRAFREIT, translated from the exons ATGGCGGCGGTCAAAAGACTGAAACGCGTGGCAGCCGCGCAGCCAGGATTCATGTCTTTTAAATCGTCGGCCGGTTCAGATGACTTGAACAGTGGACAGAGAAAGCGtgtgaataagaataagaaaaaGAATTGGAACAAACACAGTGATATTCAAGATGTTGAAGAGTTTTTGGATGACGTGAGACTTCAGGAAAGGGCTACAGG AGGACTGATATCTGAGAAGCCAGATGATAGCCTGTTCTTTGTGGACATTGGAGAGCAGAGAAAATATGTCCAGCCAG AAGTCCAAGAGGGAAAGAAGGGGAAGAAGTCAAAGTCGCGGCCCTTGAGGATAGACCTAATCCTGCAGCATGACTCCCTCGTGCCTCCACCTAAAGA tatTTTGGCCCACCAGCAACCGAATGCAAAGAAACTCCGCCGCATTGCAGAGAATGCAGAGAAATTGGCGGCCATGGGTGTGTTACCACGGAGACAGAAACGGCTCTTGAACCGCAGACCGGCAATTACAGCGTTAAAATCAAAAACGGCGGCCAACAACTTCCCAGACAGACCCTATTATGATCTGTGGGGAGGTGATG CCAAAGAGACAGCTGATCCTTACTACCTTGAGCAAACAGGGAAGAAGCGTGTGAAG CGACCAGAGAAGCTCAACTCAAAGCCCTCTGTTCTCCCGGCAGTGGAGGTCATAGCCCCCGGAGGCTCCTACAACCCAGACTTCTTCTCCCATCAG GCCTTGTTACTCGAGGCCCATGAGGTGGAGGTGAAGCGGGAGAGAGCGGAGCTGAGAAtagagagacagctggctgtcaaCCGAGAGGATACCGCCACTGAG GAGACAGTCTTCCAGGAGCTAGTGGAAGGGCtagtggaagaggaggaagatgaagatgaggaggaagaggatgtttCTATTCGTGGCGGCTTGCAGcaggagaaaaagacagagaaagaaaggaggcGAGAGAGAGCCGACAAGATAAAG TCGCAACAGAAGCAGGCAGCGAGGTTGTTCACTGACAAGAAGCAGCAGCTCTTCCAGCTGCGCTCCATCCAGGCGACCCTGAAGAGGGGGGAGCAGCAGACTAGAGAGAGGGTGGCCCAGCGCAAGGCCAACCAGGAGGCAGAGAAGTCCATGCCTCGACGTCTCGGCAGACTCAG GTTCCAGGCTCAGGATCTAGAGGTCCAGCTAAGTGATGAGATTCCTGGATCCCTGCGGACCCTCAAG CCAGAGGGCAGTGTCCTCAAGGACCGCTTCAAGAGTATGCAGAAGAGGAACATGATTGAGCCCAGAGAACGAGCCAA GTTCAAGAGGAGACACAAGGTGAAGTATGTTGAGAAGAGGGCCTTCAGGGAGATCACCTAG